Proteins co-encoded in one Anabas testudineus chromosome 8, fAnaTes1.2, whole genome shotgun sequence genomic window:
- the LOC113156047 gene encoding adenylate cyclase type 9 — protein sequence MASPQHQQLLPHNTEVSCDSSGDGGVSVKIGSSVKHKHGGGPLGSIGAGFIGGSKHCKYSISSSCSSGESGVRRPAVKTFRTHKKMPQLFERSAGHFWDPKFDSSILEEACRERCFPQTQRRFRYVLFYLIAASILWGFYFAANPSRCDRNVFLIPTASFLLFCLLLFLLTFTKLYSSFYNQASLLLIVVTFILTLAPQIQTSGYRDPEAPTPTLDEEEFSGMGPTYNLSFEKLVGSGTWTPCLSPVGTFSLCIEVLLLLYSVLHIRLYASVLLGLLYSAFFECLGWLHLIQEEESWSIASQSDWDMLSWLGPAKALLHLCAHAIGIHLFIMSEVRSRSTFLKVGQAIMHGKDLEVEKALKERMIHSVMPRIVADELMKQGDEEIGDNSVKRYSTSGAAAAISSPKNNKRKKTSIPRGQIIFRPFNMKRMEPVSILFADIVGFTKMSANKSAHALVGLLNNLFGRFDRLCELTGCEKISTLGDCYYCVAGCPEPRPDHAYCCVEMGLGMIQAIEQFCQEKREMVNMRVGVHTGTVLCGILGMKRFKFDVWSNDVNLANLMEQLGVAGKVHLSQATANFLDERYQHEDGQVNERIGPSVVADQLKGMKTYLISARKVEPHSHCSCTQLGLSGPEHAEPQYPMPRVHTPDGAPSTCTMVTDRAKSPCQCSVVLIPGEDQVQEEGAVHNGCHDDHKNNSNKDSSNLKCSPVVSAGRSPKALNGLLSPQLEALNNSQTSLCEMLQEKEKKTWSGGVMGVDHSALIPLRSKNFRERSDAHFVDVIKEDSLMKDYFYKPPLNKLSLTFLEKSLESAYRISYQEEVETRAAVQTFASPTFSSFLDMLLCCSVFLALSLACFLRPLVTQQSLSTPALILTSVAAFLETLALMFTIRMAFYLDSALNCTQVLMKTISGWIPRHCIGTVLVSLPVVAVFSHVTCDMHLSIQFTMFICCAVIIAIIQYCNFCQLSYWMRSVLATLVGLALLALLFSSPCSVAKSLFLRPDGQNISNSSIIMSDNPVDPDPQPNSQDMLGPEVCVAFFLLLLLVWFLNREFEVSYRLHYHGNVEADQHRIKIQNMRDQADWLLRNIIPIHVAEQLKVTQSYSKNHDNVGVIFASIVNFSEFYEESYEGGKECYRVLNELIGDFDELLRKPSFTNIEKIKTIGATYMAAAGLNAQQCADAAHPHAHLRALFEFSLEMMRVVDDFNKNMLGFGFKLRIGFNHGPLTAGVIGTTKLLYDIWGDTVNIASRMDTTGVECRVQVSEESYCVLSGMDYEFDYRGTVNVKGKGQMKTFLYPKSSDSGPVPQYQLSVSPEIRAQVDGSIGRSPTDEIASMVPTTSVTASSTNTMVASASAGSSTTTGLSHEKGLDSRERRPSAETSHARRSMSHSGLTSIPVTNLEGPSPPANNKQVTVSAQKNTLHNRTIKDMKKNDCDSNVGELTRL from the exons ATGGCATCCCCCCAACATCAACAGCTCTTGCCTCACAACACAGAAGTGAGCTGTGACTCAAGTGGAGATGGAGGCGTCTCAGTGAAGATTGGCAGCAGTGTAAAGCACAAGCATGGAGGCGGGCCACTGGGTTCAATTGGGGCAGGCTTCATCGGGGGATCGAAGCACTGCAAGTACAGCATCTCTTCCAGCTGCAGTTCCGGGGAGTCTGGAGTCAGGAGGCCGGCGGTCAAGACTTTTCGTACACATAAGAAGATGCCTCAGCTTTTTGAAAGATCTGCAGGTCATTTCTGGGACCCAAAGTTTGACTCTTCGATCCTGGAGGAGGCATGTAGAGAACGGTGTTTCCCTCAGACCCAGCGGCGCTTTCGCTATGTGCTCTTTTACTTGATTGCTGCTAGCATCCTCTGGGGATTTTATTTTGCTGCCAATCCTTCACGCTGTGATAGGAATGTTTTTCTCATTCCCACTGCAtccttcctccttttctgcctcctcctcttcctcttaaCATTCACCAAGCTCTACTCCTCCTTCTACAACCAAGCATCTCTGCTGCTTATTGTTGTAACCTTCATCCTCACTCTGGCCCCCCAGATCCAGACATCAGGCTACAGGGACCCAGAGGCTCCGACACCTACACTTGATGAAGAAGAGTTCAGTGGCATGGGTCCCACATACAATCTGTCCTTTGAAAAGCTTGTGGGCAGTGGCACCTGGACTCCTTGCCTTTCTCCTGTAGGAACCTTCTCTCTGTGTATCGAGGTTCTTTTGTTGCTGTACAGTGTTCTTCATATTCGCCTCTATGCTTCTGTCCTACTTGGGCTCCTGTACTCTGCCTTTTTTGAGTGTTTGGGCTGGTTGCACCTAATCCAGGAAGAAGAGAGCTGGAGCATAGCTTCTCAATCAGACTGGGATATGCTGAGTTGGCTCGGCCCAGCTAAAGCTTTGCTACACCTCTGTGCCCATGCCATAGGCATCCATCTGTTCATCATGTCAGAGGTGCGTTCACGCAGCACGTTCCTTAAGGTGGGGCAAGCTATCATGCATGGCAAAGATCTGGAGGTGGAGAAAGCCCTGAAAGAGCGAATGATCCATTCTGTCATGCCTCGAATTGTTGCTGATGAACTGATGAAGCAGGGTGATGAGGAGATAGGTGATAACTCTGTTAAAAGATACTCCACTAGTGGTGCAGCAGCTGCCATCTCCAGCCCTAAAAACAACAAGCGTAAGAAAACCTCCATCCCTCGAGGCCAGATCATCTTCAGACCCTTCAACATGAAGCGGATGGAGCCTGTCAGCATCCTCTTTGCAGATATTGTGGGTTTTACAAAAATGTCTGCCAACAAATCTGCTCATGCCCTTGTAGGGCTTCTGAACAACTTGTTTGGACGTTTTGATAGACTGTGTGAGCTCACTGGGTGTGAAAAGATCAGCACTTTAGGAGACTGTTACTACTGTGTGGCTGGTTGTCCTGAACCCAGGCCAGACCATGCCTATTGCTGTGTGGAGATGGGCCTTGGCATGATCCAAGCTATTGAACAGTTCTGCCAGGAGAAGAGGGAGATGGTAAACATGAGGGTGGGCGTCCACACTGGTACTGTGCTTTGTGGTATCCTGGGCATGAAACGTTTCAAGTTTGATGTTTGGTCAAACGATGTAAACCTCGCCAACCTAATGGAACAACTAGGAGTGGCTGGGAAGGTCCATTTGTCACAGGCCACTGCCAACTTCCTAGATGAACGATACCAGCATGAAGACGGACAGGTCAATGAGAGAATAGGACCAAGTGTGGTGGCTGACCAACTCAAAG GCATGAAGACATATCTGATCTCTGCCAGAAAGGTAGAGCCTCACTCTCACTGTAGCTGCACTCAGTTGGGGCTGTCTGGACCAGAACATGCAGAACCTCAGTATCCCATGCCCAGAGTGCACACACCTGATGGAGCCCCTTCCACCTGTACCATGGTCACTGACAGAGCCAAG TCTCCCTGTCAGTGCAGCGTGGTCCTGATACCAGGGGAAGATCAGGttcaggaagaaggagcagtTCACAATGGCTGCCATGACGACCacaagaacaacagcaacaag GACTCTTCAAATCTGAAGTGCTCCCCAGTGGTTTCCGCAGGGCGCAGCCCTAAGGCACTGAATGGCCTACTCAGTCCACAGCTGGAAGCCTTGAACAATAGCCAGACGTCTCTGTGTGAGATGctgcaggagaaggagaagaagacaTGGAGTGGAGGCGTCATGGGCGTGGATCACTCAGCACTTATCCCATTGCGATCCAAGAACTTCAGAGAGAGGAGTGATGCACACTTCGTGGATGTTATCAAAGAGGACAG CCTTATGAAGGACTATTTCTATAAACCTCCCTTAAACAAGTTGAGCCTCACCTTCCTGGAGAAGAGCCTGGAGTCTGCTTACCGGATAAGCTACcaggaggag GTGGAGACTCGAGCAGCAGTGCAGACATTTGCCAGTCCAACATTCAGTTCTTTCCTCGacatgctgctctgctgttcagtgtttttggcTCTTTCACTGGCCTGTTTTCTTCGACCACTTGTCACTCAGCAGAGTCTGTCTACACCAGCACTCATTCTGACATCAGTAGCTGCCTTCCTGGAGACTCTCGCTCTGATGTTTACTATACG tatgGCTTTTTACCTGGACAGTGCACTGAACTGCACTCAGGTGCTGATGAAAACCATCTCAGGCTGGATACCCCGTCACTGTATAGGAACTGTCCTGGTGTCCTTGCCTGTTGTGGCCGTCTTCTCCCACGTCACCTGTGACATGCATCTCTCCATCCAG TTCACCATGTTTATCTGCTGTGCTGTCATCATAGCTATCATTCAATACTGTAACTTCTGCCAGCTCAGCTACTGGATGCGCTCAGTTCTAGCGACATTGGTGGGACTGGCACTACTTGCCTTGCTCTTTAGTTCCCCCTGCAG TGTTGCTAAGAGTCTGTTTTTAAG GCCTGATGGGCAAAACATCAGCAACAGCTCCATCATCATGTCTGACAACCCAGTAGACCCTGACCCACAACCCAACTCACAGGACATGCTGGGCCCTGAGGTCTGCGTCgcctttttcctcctccttctgttgGTCTGGTTCCTTAACCGCGAATTTGAGGTCAGTTACCGCCTGCATTACCATGGAAATGTGGAGGCTGATCAACACCGCATCAAGATCCAGAACATGAGGGACCAGGCTGACTGGCTCCTTCGCAATATCATCCCCATCCACGTGGCAGAGCAGCTGAAGGTCACCCAGAGCTACTCCAAGAACCACGATAACGTGGGAGTAATATTTGCCAGTATTGTTAACTTCAGTGAGTTTTATGAGGAAAGCTATGAGGGAGGAAAGGAGTGCTATCGTGTCCTCAACGAGCTGATAGGTGACTTTGATGAGCTGTTACGAAAACCTAGCTTCACAAATATCGAAAAGATCAAGACCATCGGTGCCACATACATGGCAGCAGCTGGTCTCAATGCCCAACAGTGTGCAGATGCTGCACATCCTCATGCCCACCTCCGTGCTCTTTTTGAATTTTCCCTAGAAATGATGCGTGTAGTAGATGACTTCAACAAGAACATGCTGGGCTTTGGCTTTAAGCTTCGCATTGGTTTCAATCATGGGCCTTTAACAGCAGGGGTGATTGGCACCACTAAGCTTCTTTATGACATCTGGGGAGACACAGTCAACATCGCTAGTCGCATGGATACAACAGGTGTGGAGTGTCGTGTCCAGGTCAGCGAAGAGAGCTACTGTGTGCTGAGTGGCATGGATTATGAGTTTGATTACCGGGGCACAGTTAATGTCAAAGGCAAAGGTCAGATGAAGACCTTCCTTTACCCTAAGAGTAGTGACAGTGGCCCTGTGCCTCAGTACCAACTCTCAGTTTCACCAGAGATCCGAGCACAAGTAGATGGTAGCATAGGTCGTTCTCCCACTGATGAAATTGCCAGCATGGTGCCCACAACCAGCGTGACTGCTAGCAGCACCAATACTATGGTAGCCAGTGCCAGTGCTGGTTCTTCGACTACTACAGGGCTTAGTCATGAGAAAGGGCTGGACAGCCGTGAGAGACGCCCCTCTGCAGAGACCTCTCATGCCAGACGATCTATGTCTCACAGTGGCCTGACATCTATACCTGTTACCAATCTAGAGGGACCTTCTCCTCCTGCAAATAACAAACAGGTCACTGTCTCAGCCCAGAAAAATACACTCCACAATCGAACCATCAAAGACATGAAGAAGAACGATTGTGACAGTAATGTCGGAGAATTAACCAGACTTTAA